Below is a window of bacterium DNA.
CAACCCCGCCCACATCCACCCCGGGGCCCGCGACCTCTGCCGCCCCCTGGAGGAGCACCGCCGCTTCAGCGCCCCCGGCCATATCTGCCTCTACCACTTCGGGATCGGCGACCTCGCCACCGACTACTTCCTCTCCGTCCCCGACCGCAGGATGATCGTCTACCACAACATCACCCCTCCCGACCTCTTCGACATCATCCTCCCCGAAACCGCCCTCTACCTCCGGGAGGGGCGGAGCCAGCTGGCGCGGCTCGCCCCCCGGGTCGAACTGGCCCTGACCATCTCCGAGTTCAACCGCCGCGAGCTGCGGGAAGCCGGGTTTGCGGCCACGGCCCTCGTCCCCCTCGCCATCGGCTGGGACGCGCTCGACGGCGAGCCCGACCCGGCGGTGGAGCGGCGCTGGGGGAGCCGGGACGACGACCTGCTCTTCGTGGGCCGGATCGCCCCCAACAAGCGTTTCGAGGACCTGCTCCTCGTCTTCCACTACTACCGGCGGTTCGTGAAGCCGGGGGCCCGGCTCTTCCTGGTCGGGGACGACGCCAGCACCGGTCCCTACCGCCGGCACCTGGACGAAATGGCGGCCGCCCTCGGCCTCGAAGGCGTCGTCTTCGCCGGCCACGCCACCCACGCCGAGCTCCTGGGCTACTACCGCCTGGGCCGGGTCTTCGTCTGCATGAGCGAGCACGAGGGCTACTGCGTTCCCCCCCTGGAAGCCATGCGCTTCGGCATCCCCGTGATCGCCTACGACGCCGGGGCCGTGGGAGAGACCATGGGCGGCGGGGGGATCCTGGTGGACCGGAAAGACCCGGCCGAGATCGCCGAACTGGCGGGGCTGCTGGTCGACGACGCCGGCCTGCGGGAGCGGGTGACCGCCGCCGGGCGGCGGCGCGTGGCGGAACTGCGGGCCCTCCCGGTGGAGGAACGGCTGCGGCGGGAACTCGAACCCTGGCTGGGGGAACGATGAACGCCGGCGCCTTCGGCATCCTCTGGCGCCGGCGCCACCTGCTCGGCGCCCTGGCCAAGCGCGACCTGCTCGGGCGCTACCGCGGGTCCGCCCTGGGGCTCCTCTGGGCCCTGGCCGAGCCCCTGGCCCTGCTCGGGATCTACACCCTGGTCTTCGGGGTCATGATCGGGCTCGGCCGGGAAAACGGGATCGGGTCCTACGCCCTCTCGGTCTTCTGCGCCATCCTCATCTGGCTCGCCTTCAGCGAGGCCGTCAACCGCTCCACCACCGTCATCTGGGAGAACCCCAGCCTGGTCAAGAAGGTCATCTTCCCCCACGAGGTCCTGCCCCTAAAGGTGGTGATCGCCGGGATCGCCAACCAGCTCCCCGGCTTCTGCATCCTCCTGGCGGCCGTCGCCGCCTTCCAGGGCACGGCCCACTGGAGCTGGGCCTGGATCCCCCTGCTCCTGCTCCCCCTCTTCCTCTGCACCGCCGGGGTCGCCTTCTTCGTGGCCGGCCTGGGGCCGGTCATCCGCGACATCC
It encodes the following:
- a CDS encoding glycosyltransferase family 4 protein; translation: MSAVRPPIHQVLAGLMPGDGISNHALLLRRTFREWGHESEIFVNPAHIHPGARDLCRPLEEHRRFSAPGHICLYHFGIGDLATDYFLSVPDRRMIVYHNITPPDLFDIILPETALYLREGRSQLARLAPRVELALTISEFNRRELREAGFAATALVPLAIGWDALDGEPDPAVERRWGSRDDDLLFVGRIAPNKRFEDLLLVFHYYRRFVKPGARLFLVGDDASTGPYRRHLDEMAAALGLEGVVFAGHATHAELLGYYRLGRVFVCMSEHEGYCVPPLEAMRFGIPVIAYDAGAVGETMGGGGILVDRKDPAEIAELAGLLVDDAGLRERVTAAGRRRVAELRALPVEERLRRELEPWLGER
- a CDS encoding ABC transporter permease, producing the protein MNAGAFGILWRRRHLLGALAKRDLLGRYRGSALGLLWALAEPLALLGIYTLVFGVMIGLGRENGIGSYALSVFCAILIWLAFSEAVNRSTTVIWENPSLVKKVIFPHEVLPLKVVIAGIANQLPGFCILLAAVAAFQGTAHWSWAWIPLLLLPLFLCTAGVAFFVAGLGPVIRDIRQFASLATLCWMFLTPIFYPESVFRGRWALWLLLNPLAALIHNFRAAILGGKAPDWGMFVYTLALGLLLYRAGFAFFKKAERVFADLV